In the Candidatus Methylomirabilis limnetica genome, AAACCCGAAACTCGAAACTCCGGTGGCAAGTCTACACCCACGGGGGGCGGACACCGATCGGACTCGATGTAGTTGAGTGGGCGAAGCGAGGGGAGGTGCTCGGGGCCGGGGAGATCCTGCTGACCAGTATGGATAGGGATGGGACGAAAGATGGTTATGACCTTGCGCTCACGCGGGCGGTGGCAGATGCCGTGACGATCCCAGTCATTGCCTCGGGCGGGGCCGGCACGGTGGAACACTTGTGCGAGGCGTTGGTGGAAGGCGGTGCCGACGCCGCGCTGGCCGCCTCCATCTTTCACTTCCGTGAATGCTCCATCGAGGATGCGAAGGCGTACCTGCGAAGCCGTGGCGTCCCGGTGCGTGATTAAAGGCCATGGAACGATTCGACCTCACGCAAATTCGGTTCGATGAATCTGGGCTGATCCCGGCCATTGTGCAGGATGCGGAGAGTGGCCAGGTCCTGACTCTTGCCTACATGAATAAAGAGTCGCTGCGGCTGACAATCGAGACCGGTCTCACTCATTTTTACAGCCGATCGAGGCAGCGCATCTGGCAAAAGGGGGAAGAATCAGGCCACGTCCAGCGCGTACAAGAGATCTATGTCGACTGCGACGAGGATACCTTGCTGATCAAGGCCGAGCAGGTGGTGGCGGCTTGCCATACCGGACGACGGTCCTGTTTTTTCCGTCGCCTGCATCCGGACGCTGAGGTGCCGGAGGAGTTGATTCGGCAGCAGTTCGATCCTGAGGCGGTCTACGGTGGGAGCCTGGCGATCCTCCAGC is a window encoding:
- the hisIE gene encoding bifunctional phosphoribosyl-AMP cyclohydrolase/phosphoribosyl-ATP diphosphatase HisIE; amino-acid sequence: MERFDLTQIRFDESGLIPAIVQDAESGQVLTLAYMNKESLRLTIETGLTHFYSRSRQRIWQKGEESGHVQRVQEIYVDCDEDTLLIKAEQVVAACHTGRRSCFFRRLHPDAEVPEELIRQQFDPEAVYGGSLAILQQIFDVITDRRANPKTDSYVSGLFAKGQDQILKKVGEEATELVVASKNGTPDEVIYEAADLWFHTIVLLGYHGITPLEVARELRKRYGKKNKAEY